A single window of Microbacterium oryzae DNA harbors:
- a CDS encoding YbfB/YjiJ family MFS transporter: MADTSALTRGGTIRMAAAGLALIAACYGLARFAYGLFVPSFRAAFDLDAGTAGLIASGSYVAYCVGVTLATAATPRLGSRFVAVSAGAAATVGTAFVAMAPDAPLLAVGVLIAGSSTGIASPPLAHAVAHRVAAPARDRVQSIVNAGTGLGVVVSGPVALVVADQWRMAWLAFSAIAAAVTVWVAFVVPAARRSSVPASPARARFPPGALLLGAAAALMGVGSAAVWTFGQDLVGAHTGRGVATVAWIVLGACGLLGAAAGDLVERLGMGAAWAALMVAMAASTAALAVAPGAAVVVLAASGVFGAVYIAATGVLLVWSTQVFPESPARGVGLVFLLLAVGQAVAAPAWGALADLAGLRMAFCAASILSALAVLLRPRACRP, translated from the coding sequence ATGGCTGACACCTCCGCGCTCACCCGCGGCGGCACCATCCGGATGGCCGCGGCCGGGTTGGCGCTGATCGCCGCCTGCTACGGCCTCGCCCGGTTCGCCTACGGGCTCTTCGTGCCGAGCTTCCGCGCCGCGTTCGACCTCGACGCGGGCACGGCGGGCCTCATCGCCTCGGGCAGCTACGTCGCCTACTGCGTGGGAGTGACGCTCGCGACCGCCGCGACCCCGCGTCTCGGATCACGCTTCGTGGCGGTGAGCGCGGGCGCCGCCGCCACCGTGGGAACCGCGTTCGTCGCGATGGCACCCGACGCGCCCCTGCTCGCCGTCGGCGTCCTCATCGCGGGCTCCAGCACCGGCATCGCCTCTCCGCCGCTCGCGCACGCCGTCGCACATCGCGTCGCCGCGCCCGCCCGTGACCGCGTGCAGAGCATCGTGAACGCCGGCACGGGGCTCGGCGTCGTCGTCTCCGGTCCCGTCGCGCTCGTCGTCGCCGATCAGTGGCGGATGGCGTGGCTCGCGTTCTCCGCGATCGCCGCGGCCGTGACGGTCTGGGTCGCCTTCGTCGTCCCCGCCGCGCGGCGATCGTCCGTTCCCGCCTCCCCCGCGCGTGCGCGGTTCCCACCCGGTGCACTGCTCCTCGGAGCGGCCGCCGCGCTGATGGGCGTCGGGAGCGCCGCGGTGTGGACCTTCGGCCAGGACCTCGTGGGCGCGCACACGGGGCGCGGCGTCGCCACCGTGGCCTGGATCGTCCTCGGCGCATGCGGTCTGCTCGGCGCGGCCGCCGGCGATCTCGTCGAGCGACTGGGGATGGGCGCAGCGTGGGCCGCCCTCATGGTCGCGATGGCGGCGAGCACGGCCGCGCTCGCCGTCGCGCCCGGGGCCGCCGTCGTCGTCCTTGCGGCATCCGGCGTCTTCGGCGCGGTCTACATCGCCGCAACCGGCGTGCTCCTCGTCTGGAGCACGCAGGTGTTTCCGGAATCCCCCGCCCGCGGAGTCGGCCTGGTGTTCCTCCTCCTCGCGGTCGGACAGGCCGTCGCGGCGCCGGCGTGGGGCGCGCTCGCGGATCTCGCCGGGCTCCGCATGGCCTTCTGCGCAGCATCCATCCTGTCCGCGCTCGCGGTGCTGCTGCGGCCGCGGGCCTGTCGACCGTGA
- a CDS encoding TetR/AcrR family transcriptional regulator, which translates to MATTQPAMTPGARRILDAATTLFYERGIHAVGVDAVAAGSGVTKRTLYDRFGSKDALVAAYLRRRDEEWWARWEKRLETAGAPRVLTVFEAYVEDAEPSGRGCAFLNAAAELSSADAGFAIIRDHKRRVRARIEELLGEDGVGEPAVLAEHLFLLLEGGIAHQGVDGDSRRLQHARAIAADLLKAAAPRA; encoded by the coding sequence ATGGCGACGACACAGCCGGCGATGACGCCGGGCGCTCGCCGCATCCTCGACGCCGCCACGACGCTGTTCTACGAGCGAGGCATCCATGCGGTCGGGGTCGACGCGGTGGCGGCGGGCTCCGGCGTCACGAAGCGCACCCTGTACGACCGGTTCGGGTCCAAGGACGCGCTCGTCGCGGCTTACCTCCGTCGGCGCGACGAGGAGTGGTGGGCACGGTGGGAGAAGCGCCTGGAGACAGCCGGTGCCCCGCGCGTTCTGACCGTCTTCGAGGCGTACGTCGAGGATGCCGAGCCGTCGGGTCGGGGCTGCGCGTTCCTCAACGCGGCAGCCGAGCTGTCATCCGCGGACGCGGGCTTCGCGATCATCCGCGACCACAAGCGGCGCGTGCGCGCGCGGATCGAGGAGCTGCTCGGTGAGGACGGCGTCGGCGAGCCGGCCGTCCTCGCCGAGCACCTCTTCCTCCTGCTGGAGGGCGGGATCGCGCACCAGGGCGTGGATGGCGACTCGCGTCGCCTCCAGCACGCGCGCGCCATCGCCGCCGACCTGCTGAAGGCGGCGGCGCCTCGCGCCTGA
- a CDS encoding DUF2231 domain-containing protein, giving the protein MAALPPPSDSAMKTAKHPRTALAGPYGHPFHAMMVTIPIGAWTAAIVFDIIALARDDDAFATGAFWLIVIGIVGAAIAAVLGLMDFTVIAKGTRAHKVALTHMVLNTFALLLFVGSVLLRLREPDEPSVWGFVVAVVAFLVVGASGFLGGEIAYRFGVRVADESTQRTYFEPVQRDAP; this is encoded by the coding sequence ATGGCCGCACTGCCCCCGCCGAGCGACTCGGCGATGAAGACCGCCAAGCACCCCCGCACCGCCCTCGCCGGCCCCTACGGCCATCCCTTCCACGCGATGATGGTGACGATCCCCATCGGCGCGTGGACCGCCGCGATCGTCTTCGACATCATCGCGCTGGCCAGAGACGACGACGCCTTCGCCACCGGTGCCTTCTGGCTCATCGTCATCGGCATCGTCGGCGCCGCCATCGCGGCGGTGCTCGGGCTGATGGACTTCACCGTGATCGCCAAGGGGACTCGCGCCCACAAGGTCGCGCTCACGCACATGGTGCTCAACACGTTCGCGTTGCTGCTCTTCGTCGGGAGCGTGCTGCTGCGCCTGCGCGAGCCGGATGAGCCGAGCGTCTGGGGCTTCGTCGTCGCGGTCGTCGCCTTCCTCGTCGTCGGCGCCTCCGGATTCCTCGGCGGCGAGATCGCCTATCGCTTCGGCGTGCGCGTGGCCGACGAGTCCACGCAGCGGACCTACTTCGAGCCGGTCCAGCGCGACGCGCCCTGA
- a CDS encoding DUF3072 domain-containing protein, with protein sequence MSDTNPTGETLGATGDADSSAEKDPSTWVTGDEPMTAPQRSYIDTLAREAGEEISADMTKAEASEQIDRLQEKTGRSNG encoded by the coding sequence ATGTCTGACACGAACCCCACTGGCGAAACCCTCGGTGCGACCGGAGACGCGGACAGCTCGGCCGAGAAGGACCCCTCGACGTGGGTCACCGGCGACGAGCCCATGACCGCCCCGCAGCGCAGCTACATCGACACCCTCGCTCGTGAGGCGGGGGAGGAGATCTCCGCCGACATGACGAAGGCGGAGGCATCCGAGCAGATCGACCGGCTGCAGGAGAAGACCGGCCGGTCGAACGGCTGA
- a CDS encoding flavin reductase family protein, giving the protein MHSSSVDAFKTAFRLHPSGVAVITASTPEGPVGLTASSVASVGVDPLALAFSVTRARGSAGGILRAETFLVHLITARDVETAQAFAVSGAPRFTPEQGWTTLETGEPHLPSARYALRCRPLTITPVGDSSLVLAEVLDVISGEDGEPVVYVDRAFRTLAPVSS; this is encoded by the coding sequence ATGCACAGCTCCTCCGTCGATGCCTTCAAGACCGCGTTCCGCCTGCACCCCTCCGGCGTGGCGGTCATCACGGCGAGCACTCCCGAGGGGCCGGTCGGCCTCACGGCGTCGAGTGTCGCGTCGGTCGGTGTCGACCCGCTCGCCCTCGCCTTCTCGGTGACGCGCGCGCGGGGCAGCGCGGGCGGCATCTTGCGTGCGGAGACGTTCCTCGTGCACCTCATCACCGCGCGCGACGTCGAGACCGCGCAGGCCTTCGCCGTCTCCGGCGCTCCCCGTTTCACGCCCGAGCAGGGGTGGACGACCCTGGAGACCGGTGAGCCGCACCTGCCCAGCGCGCGGTACGCGCTGCGCTGCCGCCCGCTCACCATCACGCCCGTCGGCGACTCGTCGCTGGTCCTCGCCGAGGTGCTCGACGTCATCTCGGGTGAGGATGGCGAGCCGGTCGTGTACGTGGATCGCGCATTCCGCACCCTCGCGCCCGTCAGCTCCTGA
- a CDS encoding SDR family oxidoreductase, whose protein sequence is MTDLTAPTGREPALRAQPRADGSAPRALVLGATGYIGGRLTPRLLAAGYRVRVLARDAARVAAFPWGEDCDVVEGSADDAEAVARACADVDVIFYLIHSMGAGRDFEAADARAASTVASAAATAGVGRIVYLGGLHPDDAELSPHLRSRVEVGRTFLESGVPTLVLQAGVVIGSGSASFEMIRHLTEVLPYMPAPHWVRNRIQPIAVRDVLHYLLGAARVDASVNRAVDIGGPDVLRYGQMMNGYALEAGLRQRAIAALPVLTPGLASHWVNLVTPVPRAIARPLIASLQNECVMKDHDVDALIPPPDGGLTPYRTAVALALGRLENDRVETSWKDAEVSGAPSDPLPNDPDWAGRTVYTDERTVRTDASPEDLWSIIIGIGGDNGWYSSPLLWAARGWMDRLVGGVGLRRGRRSRSEAHVGDAIDFWRVEQVEHGRLLRLRAEMKVPGDAWLELRAEPDGRGARYEQRAVFFPRGLAGRLYWLSVLPFHGAIFAGMAARITQAAEALTRTERVRS, encoded by the coding sequence ATGACGGATCTCACCGCGCCGACCGGGCGCGAGCCTGCCCTGCGTGCTCAGCCCCGAGCCGACGGATCGGCGCCGCGGGCGCTCGTGCTGGGCGCCACCGGCTACATCGGCGGGCGGCTCACGCCGCGTCTGCTGGCGGCCGGGTACCGAGTGCGGGTTCTCGCCCGAGACGCGGCGCGCGTCGCGGCATTCCCGTGGGGTGAGGACTGCGACGTCGTCGAGGGGTCCGCAGACGACGCGGAGGCGGTCGCCCGCGCCTGCGCGGACGTCGACGTGATCTTCTACCTCATCCACTCGATGGGCGCGGGGCGGGACTTCGAGGCCGCCGACGCTCGAGCCGCGAGCACCGTGGCGAGCGCCGCCGCGACGGCCGGAGTCGGGCGCATCGTCTACCTCGGCGGCCTGCATCCGGACGACGCCGAGCTCTCGCCGCACCTGCGCTCGCGTGTGGAGGTGGGGCGCACCTTCCTCGAGTCGGGGGTGCCGACCCTCGTCCTGCAGGCCGGGGTGGTCATCGGATCGGGCTCGGCGTCGTTCGAGATGATCCGGCATCTGACCGAGGTGCTCCCCTACATGCCGGCGCCGCACTGGGTGCGCAACCGGATCCAGCCGATCGCCGTGCGCGACGTGCTGCACTACCTCCTCGGCGCGGCGCGGGTGGATGCCTCGGTCAACCGCGCCGTCGACATCGGCGGCCCCGACGTGCTCCGCTACGGGCAGATGATGAACGGCTACGCGCTGGAAGCCGGGCTGCGACAGCGCGCGATCGCCGCGCTTCCCGTGCTGACGCCGGGGCTCGCGTCGCACTGGGTGAATCTGGTGACCCCGGTGCCGCGGGCGATCGCGCGGCCGCTCATCGCGTCGCTGCAGAACGAGTGCGTGATGAAGGACCACGACGTCGACGCGCTGATCCCGCCGCCCGACGGCGGCCTCACGCCGTACCGCACCGCGGTCGCCCTCGCGCTGGGTCGGCTCGAGAACGACCGCGTCGAGACGAGCTGGAAGGACGCGGAGGTCAGCGGCGCCCCGAGCGACCCGCTCCCCAACGACCCCGATTGGGCCGGGCGCACCGTCTACACCGACGAGCGCACCGTCCGCACGGACGCGAGCCCCGAGGACCTCTGGTCGATCATCATCGGCATCGGCGGCGACAACGGCTGGTACTCGTCACCGCTCCTCTGGGCCGCGCGCGGGTGGATGGACCGGCTCGTCGGCGGCGTCGGGCTCCGGCGCGGGCGCCGCAGCCGGAGCGAGGCGCACGTCGGCGACGCCATCGACTTCTGGCGGGTCGAGCAGGTCGAGCACGGCCGACTGCTGCGGCTGCGGGCGGAGATGAAGGTGCCCGGCGACGCATGGCTCGAGCTGCGCGCCGAGCCGGATGGCCGGGGCGCGCGATACGAGCAGCGTGCGGTCTTCTTCCCGCGGGGCCTCGCCGGCCGGCTCTACTGGCTGAGCGTGCTGCCGTTCCACGGCGCCATCTTCGCGGGGATGGCCGCGCGCATCACGCAGGCGGCCGAGGCGCTGACCCGGACGGAGCGTGTCAGGAGCTGA
- a CDS encoding pyridoxal-phosphate dependent enzyme, translating to MVATYVDPVDERTFPLAEPRWRSEAGRPLLVSAQPGISRGDIETGERSLWRYRAALPVDIARPITLGEGCTPLVERERGRHRPLFKLDWFQPTGSFKDRGTSVMLSYLRERGVTSVLEDSSGNGGSSVAGYAAAGGLGVRIFAPSSTSPAKIAQVRAYGADVELVDGPREASQEAAIRAADETFYASHNWQALFLEGTKTLAYEFWEDLGFRAPDNVVVPVGAGSSLLGCWLGFRELRAAGQIARMPRLFAAQPRNCSPVEAELRGESGRPVAPTLAEGTAIRSPLRMAQILQAIRETDGDAVAIAEEEIVAALRGLCEDGLFVEPTSATAAAAFDALVARGAIRTDETTVVMLSGSGLKAAERVRDLLA from the coding sequence ATGGTCGCGACCTACGTGGATCCGGTCGACGAACGCACCTTCCCGCTCGCGGAGCCGCGCTGGCGCTCCGAGGCAGGGCGGCCGCTCCTGGTGTCCGCGCAGCCGGGCATCTCTCGGGGCGATATCGAGACGGGCGAGCGGTCGCTGTGGCGCTACCGGGCCGCGCTGCCGGTCGACATCGCGCGGCCGATCACGCTCGGTGAGGGCTGCACGCCGCTCGTCGAGCGGGAGCGCGGTCGGCATCGCCCGCTGTTCAAGCTCGACTGGTTCCAGCCGACGGGCAGCTTCAAGGACCGCGGCACGAGCGTCATGCTGTCGTACCTGCGCGAGCGCGGCGTCACGTCCGTTCTCGAGGACAGCTCCGGCAACGGCGGCTCCTCGGTGGCCGGATACGCGGCGGCCGGCGGACTGGGTGTGCGCATCTTCGCGCCCTCGTCGACCTCGCCGGCGAAGATCGCGCAGGTGCGCGCGTACGGCGCGGACGTCGAGCTCGTCGACGGGCCGCGGGAGGCATCGCAGGAGGCCGCCATCCGCGCCGCCGACGAGACGTTCTACGCGAGCCACAACTGGCAGGCGCTGTTCCTCGAGGGCACGAAGACGCTCGCGTACGAATTCTGGGAAGACCTGGGGTTCCGTGCGCCCGACAACGTCGTCGTCCCGGTCGGTGCGGGCAGCAGCCTGCTCGGGTGCTGGCTCGGGTTCCGCGAGCTGCGCGCGGCGGGCCAGATCGCCCGGATGCCGCGCCTCTTCGCCGCCCAGCCGCGCAACTGCTCGCCCGTCGAGGCCGAGCTGCGCGGCGAGAGCGGGCGCCCGGTCGCTCCGACGCTCGCCGAGGGCACGGCCATCCGCTCGCCCCTGCGGATGGCCCAGATCCTGCAGGCGATCCGCGAGACGGATGGCGACGCGGTCGCGATCGCGGAGGAGGAGATCGTCGCGGCGCTGCGCGGGCTCTGCGAGGACGGGCTGTTCGTGGAGCCGACGAGTGCGACGGCGGCCGCGGCCTTCGATGCGCTCGTCGCGCGCGGCGCGATCCGAACGGACGAGACCACGGTCGTCATGCTGAGCGGCTCCGGCCTCAAGGCCGCCGAGCGGGTGCGCGACCTGCTCGCGTAG
- a CDS encoding MDR family MFS transporter → MTSTTAGSSFLLTKRRIWIIFSALIAGMLLSSLDQTIVSTAMPTIVGELGGVEHQVWITTAYLLATTIVMPIYGKFGDVLGRRSLFLLAIALFTLASIGCAFATDFWMFVVFRALQGLGGGGLMILSQAIIADIVPANERGKYMGPLGAVFGLSAVAGPLLGGFFVDHLTWQWAFYINIPVGIAAFVIALVALQLPSKKAEKPIDILGVVFLSAATTCLIFFTDFGGDAAYGWDSLATWMWGAGLVIAATAFVITESRVQDPIIPLGLFRNPIFVNATAIGLVLGIGMFAAIGFVPTFLQMSSGTSAAASGLLMIPMMVGLMGTSIASGIAISKTGKYKLYPIAGTIVTGIAMGAFTTLTAETPVWLICVFLFVFGAGLGLIMQVVVLVVQNAVPASEIGTATSTNNYFREVGASLGTAVFGTIFTTRLSDNLMEVFRGAGASPEDAAAATSTIDPATMNALPDEVRDGIVTAYADALAPVFWYLIPFVALALLLSLFLKQIPLSDQAGLIARGEAIGGEEAERLEAELRAATAGGDGADGRGADGRELTDARTGSTPTL, encoded by the coding sequence ATGACATCGACCACCGCAGGATCGTCGTTCCTGCTCACCAAGCGGCGCATCTGGATCATCTTCAGCGCGCTCATCGCCGGCATGCTGCTGTCGAGCCTCGACCAGACGATCGTCTCGACCGCCATGCCGACCATCGTCGGCGAGCTCGGCGGCGTCGAGCACCAGGTCTGGATCACGACCGCGTACCTGCTCGCCACCACGATCGTCATGCCGATCTACGGCAAGTTCGGCGACGTGCTGGGCCGGCGCAGCCTCTTCCTCCTCGCCATCGCGCTGTTCACGCTCGCCTCGATCGGCTGCGCCTTCGCGACCGACTTCTGGATGTTCGTGGTCTTCCGCGCACTGCAGGGCCTCGGCGGCGGCGGACTCATGATCCTGTCGCAGGCGATCATCGCCGACATCGTGCCCGCCAACGAGCGCGGCAAGTACATGGGCCCCCTGGGCGCGGTCTTCGGGCTCTCGGCCGTCGCCGGCCCGCTCCTCGGCGGCTTCTTCGTCGACCACCTGACGTGGCAGTGGGCGTTCTACATCAACATCCCGGTCGGGATCGCGGCCTTCGTCATCGCCCTCGTCGCGCTGCAGCTGCCGAGCAAGAAGGCCGAGAAGCCGATCGACATCCTCGGCGTCGTCTTCCTCTCCGCGGCCACCACGTGCCTGATCTTCTTCACCGACTTCGGCGGCGACGCAGCCTACGGCTGGGACTCCCTCGCGACCTGGATGTGGGGCGCCGGTCTCGTGATCGCCGCGACCGCCTTCGTCATCACCGAGTCGCGCGTGCAGGACCCGATCATCCCGCTCGGCCTCTTCCGCAACCCGATCTTCGTGAACGCGACCGCCATCGGCCTCGTCCTCGGCATCGGGATGTTCGCCGCGATCGGATTCGTGCCCACCTTCCTGCAGATGTCCTCGGGCACGTCCGCCGCGGCATCCGGTCTGCTCATGATCCCGATGATGGTGGGCCTCATGGGCACCTCGATCGCGTCGGGGATCGCGATCTCGAAGACCGGGAAGTACAAGCTCTATCCGATCGCGGGCACCATCGTCACCGGCATCGCGATGGGCGCGTTCACCACTCTCACGGCGGAGACGCCCGTCTGGCTCATCTGCGTGTTCCTGTTCGTCTTCGGCGCCGGGCTCGGCCTCATCATGCAGGTCGTCGTCCTCGTCGTGCAGAACGCCGTCCCCGCGAGCGAGATCGGCACCGCCACCAGCACGAACAACTACTTCCGCGAGGTGGGCGCATCGCTCGGCACGGCGGTGTTCGGCACCATCTTCACCACGCGCCTCTCGGACAACCTCATGGAGGTCTTCCGCGGCGCGGGAGCGAGCCCCGAGGACGCGGCCGCCGCGACCTCGACCATCGACCCGGCGACCATGAACGCGCTGCCCGACGAGGTGCGCGATGGCATCGTCACGGCATACGCCGACGCGCTGGCGCCCGTGTTCTGGTACCTCATCCCGTTCGTGGCGCTCGCGCTGCTGCTGTCGCTCTTCCTCAAGCAGATCCCGCTGTCCGACCAGGCCGGCCTGATCGCGCGCGGCGAGGCGATCGGCGGCGAGGAGGCCGAGCGCCTGGAGGCCGAGCTGCGCGCGGCCACTGCGGGCGGCGACGGCGCGGATGGCCGTGGCGCGGATGGCCGCGAGCTCACGGATGCGCGGACGGGCTCGACCCCGACGCTCTGA
- a CDS encoding TetR/AcrR family transcriptional regulator, whose protein sequence is MTESAPNLREQRKQETLRRLAETARELTAARGLHGFTIEELCEAAGVSRRTFFNYFAAKEDAVLGFTLLHDDGERDEDFLARGTATDGGLSATLVDDLVALFVERWQRMALTASEAERVFRIVEQEPRLHNRIFQVMREAEQAMISLVERREGLPPGDVRAQTLVHVVGTLNRLVAEESLGAHGDDLPSIDRFRGQMRERAQIVRDLFT, encoded by the coding sequence ATGACGGAGAGTGCACCGAACCTGCGCGAGCAGCGCAAGCAGGAGACCCTGCGTCGGCTCGCGGAGACCGCTCGGGAGCTGACGGCCGCACGCGGACTCCACGGGTTCACCATCGAGGAGCTGTGCGAGGCGGCCGGGGTCTCGCGCCGCACGTTCTTCAACTACTTCGCGGCCAAGGAGGACGCCGTCCTCGGCTTCACGCTGCTCCACGACGACGGCGAGCGGGACGAGGACTTCCTCGCTCGCGGCACCGCGACGGACGGCGGGCTCAGCGCGACCCTCGTCGACGACCTCGTCGCGCTCTTCGTCGAGCGGTGGCAGCGGATGGCGCTCACCGCGTCCGAGGCAGAGCGCGTCTTCCGGATCGTCGAGCAGGAGCCGCGGCTCCACAACCGCATCTTCCAGGTGATGCGCGAGGCCGAGCAGGCGATGATCTCCCTCGTCGAGCGCCGCGAGGGCCTGCCTCCCGGCGACGTCCGCGCACAGACGCTCGTGCACGTCGTCGGCACCCTGAATCGCCTGGTCGCGGAGGAGAGTCTCGGCGCGCACGGCGACGACCTTCCCTCGATCGACCGCTTCCGCGGGCAGATGCGCGAGCGCGCGCAGATCGTCCGCGACCTCTTCACCTGA
- a CDS encoding winged helix-turn-helix transcriptional regulator has translation MNTKQDWDPYARDCPSRQLLDRIGDRWTVLVLGTLEDGPLRFSEVARRVDGVSQKMLTQTLRAAERDGLVTRTVFAEVPPRVEYELSALGRSLREPLRALEAWATTHMPDVLDARSRAHA, from the coding sequence GTGAACACGAAGCAGGACTGGGATCCGTACGCGCGTGACTGCCCGAGTCGGCAGCTGCTCGATCGCATCGGCGATCGCTGGACGGTTCTCGTGCTCGGCACCCTCGAGGATGGCCCGCTCCGCTTCTCGGAGGTCGCGCGCCGGGTGGACGGCGTGTCTCAGAAGATGCTCACGCAGACCCTGCGCGCGGCGGAGCGCGACGGACTGGTGACGCGCACCGTCTTCGCTGAGGTGCCTCCTCGCGTCGAGTACGAGCTCTCCGCGCTCGGTCGGAGCCTGCGCGAGCCGCTGCGCGCCCTCGAGGCCTGGGCGACGACGCACATGCCGGATGTGCTCGACGCGAGATCCCGCGCGCACGCCTGA
- a CDS encoding NAD(P)-dependent oxidoreductase: MARIVVFGGTGFAGSHIVRIAAERGHSAVSYSRSEPAEPVAGVEYRTGSLLDADTRAEAFASADVVVSAVAPRGEMAGRVAPALADAAEEARAAGVRLGVIGGAGSLFVSEDGPRLLDAGFPEEFKPEALEMTEVLDALRERADELDWFFVSPAAGFGAFNPGEETGSYRLGGDVLLVDEDGESFISGADLALAIVEEIENPRHQRARFTAAY, from the coding sequence ATGGCACGCATCGTCGTCTTCGGCGGCACCGGCTTCGCCGGCTCGCACATCGTCCGCATCGCCGCAGAGCGCGGTCACTCGGCCGTCTCGTACAGCCGGTCCGAGCCCGCCGAGCCGGTCGCCGGGGTGGAGTACCGGACCGGGTCGCTCCTCGACGCCGATACCCGTGCGGAGGCATTCGCCAGTGCGGACGTCGTGGTGAGCGCCGTGGCTCCGCGCGGCGAGATGGCCGGCCGGGTGGCCCCCGCGCTGGCCGACGCCGCAGAGGAGGCGCGTGCGGCCGGGGTCCGGCTGGGCGTCATCGGCGGGGCGGGCTCGCTGTTCGTCTCCGAAGACGGCCCGCGCCTCCTCGACGCCGGCTTCCCGGAGGAGTTCAAGCCCGAGGCCCTCGAGATGACCGAGGTGCTCGATGCGCTGCGTGAGCGCGCCGACGAGCTCGACTGGTTCTTCGTGAGCCCGGCCGCGGGCTTCGGCGCCTTCAACCCGGGTGAGGAGACCGGCTCATACCGTCTCGGTGGAGACGTGCTGCTGGTCGACGAGGACGGGGAGTCGTTCATCTCGGGCGCCGACCTCGCACTCGCGATCGTCGAGGAGATCGAGAACCCGCGGCATCAGCGCGCGCGCTTCACCGCCGCGTACTGA
- a CDS encoding MmcQ/YjbR family DNA-binding protein — MDAPALASVAFEVGEQFPAVTREQPFGPDVEVLKVRGRVFLLVMGTPERPLVTVKTDPYDGEQLRGAFPDIAPGYHMNKRHWISVSPDGPVDDDMLRELVTDSYRLVVAGLPARERPVDPERFGLPG, encoded by the coding sequence ATGGATGCCCCCGCACTCGCCTCGGTCGCGTTCGAGGTCGGCGAGCAGTTCCCGGCCGTCACCCGCGAGCAGCCCTTCGGCCCCGACGTCGAAGTGCTGAAGGTGCGCGGGCGCGTCTTCCTTCTCGTCATGGGAACGCCGGAGCGGCCGCTCGTCACCGTGAAGACCGATCCGTACGACGGCGAACAGCTGCGAGGCGCCTTCCCCGACATCGCCCCGGGCTATCACATGAACAAGCGCCACTGGATCTCGGTCTCCCCCGACGGACCGGTGGACGACGACATGCTGCGCGAGCTCGTCACGGACTCCTACCGACTCGTCGTCGCGGGGCTCCCCGCGCGCGAGCGTCCGGTCGATCCGGAGAGGTTCGGGCTGCCTGGCTGA
- a CDS encoding NRDE family protein, whose product MCTVVIRVPEIASEPIRLLAVRDEDPDRPWNPLGPWWSERPGVVGVQDRLAGGAWLAARGDRLAVLLNRAGEPDLPAEQITSRGGIVLDAVEGVEPSAPSTLGFNLVTVGGGAVSVTSWDGRRLQVQDLAPGTHMVAHDDVDDRGTPRIAAWLDAFASAPTSGTSGEWWREWLQVLERSARVGSEDDRAIIRDNRPHGYPTQSLLACVATIDARGSDVRYAELLHPGKWSPLSFW is encoded by the coding sequence ATGTGCACCGTCGTCATCCGCGTCCCCGAGATCGCTTCCGAGCCCATCCGTCTGCTCGCCGTGCGCGACGAGGACCCCGACCGCCCGTGGAACCCACTGGGCCCGTGGTGGTCGGAGCGGCCCGGCGTCGTCGGCGTGCAGGACCGCCTCGCCGGCGGAGCGTGGCTGGCCGCTCGCGGCGATCGTCTCGCCGTGCTGCTCAATCGCGCGGGCGAGCCGGACCTCCCAGCAGAGCAGATCACGTCGCGGGGCGGCATCGTGCTCGACGCGGTCGAGGGCGTCGAGCCCTCGGCGCCGTCGACGCTGGGGTTCAATCTCGTCACCGTCGGGGGTGGAGCTGTGTCCGTCACCTCGTGGGATGGCCGGCGCCTGCAGGTGCAGGATCTCGCGCCGGGCACGCACATGGTCGCGCATGACGACGTCGACGACCGCGGCACTCCGCGCATCGCCGCCTGGCTCGACGCGTTCGCGTCGGCGCCGACGAGCGGGACGAGCGGAGAGTGGTGGCGGGAATGGCTTCAGGTGCTCGAACGCAGTGCCCGTGTGGGCTCGGAAGACGATCGCGCGATCATCCGGGACAATCGGCCGCACGGCTATCCGACGCAGTCACTCCTCGCGTGCGTGGCCACGATCGACGCACGCGGCAGCGACGTGAGGTACGCGGAGCTGTTGCACCCCGGGAAATGGTCGCCGCTCTCTTTTTGGTGA